A genomic window from Salmo salar chromosome ssa23, Ssal_v3.1, whole genome shotgun sequence includes:
- the znf143b gene encoding zinc finger protein 143 gives MLLAQINRDSQGMAEFQDADGQQVTLCLAEAVTVADGDHMDTVSLQAVTLADGSTAYIQHDPKVSFSDGQLMDGQVIQLEDGSAAYVQHMSMPKSGGDSLQLEDGQAVQLEDGTTAYIHAPKETYEQSSLQAVQLEDGSTAYIHHTVHMPQSNTILAIQADGTISNLQTDGGIDPETISVLEQYTTKVENLESGLFGREETDNGIHMQIVLQGQEGRTGRVSHVGEKSFHCDHEDCGKLFTTAHHLKVHERCHTGDKPYICDHIGCGKKFATGYGLKSHSRTHTGEKPYRCQEINCHKSFKTSGDLQKHTRTHTGEKPFKCPVEGCGRSFTTSNIRKVHIRTHTGERPYYCAEPSCGRSFASATNYKNHMRIHTGEKPYVCTVPGCDKRFTEYSSLYKHHVVHTPCKPYNCNYCGKTYKQISTLAMHKRTAHNDTEPIEEEQQAYFEQPTDAIDDPEVTYTSVVEVEDSGSEQVSVGTPEVLGQQHQVSLVTQDGTTQQVSISEADLQAMGGTITMVTQEGTTITIPAHELMSQGHHSVTMVTADGTEGQVQIMTPDMTTFQTVEEVDFIQEQEHQVVSSSPHPVTLLATSNGTHIAVQLSDQPSLEEAIRIASRIQQGETTGLDD, from the exons ATGCTCTTGGCCCAGATAAACCGTGACTCCCAGGGGATGGCAGAGTTCCAGGATGCAGACGGCCAGCAGGTGACCCTCTGTCTGGCCGAGGCAGTGACCGTGGCAG ACGGCGATCATATGGACACAGTGAGTCTACAGGCGGTAACCCTTGCCGATGGCTCCACAGCATACATACAGCATGACCCCAAAG TTTCCTTTTCAGATGGACAGCTAATGGACGGACAGGTCATCCAACTGGAGGATGGGTCTGCTGCATACGTCCAGCATATGTCCATGCCAAAATCAG GAGGAGACAGTTTGCAACTTGAAGATGGACAGGCTGTCCAGCTAGAAGATGGAACAACAGCCTACATTCATGCACCCAAAG AGACATATGAACAGAGTAGtttgcaggcggtgcagttggAGGACGGCAGCACGGCGTACATCCATCACACGGTGCACATGCCCCAGTCCAACACCATCCTGGCCATTCAGGCTGACGGCACCATCTCCAACCTGCAGACAGATGGGGGCATAGACCCTGAGACCATCAGTGTGCTGGAGCAGTACACCACCAAG GTGGAGAATTTAGAGAGTGGGCTGTTCGGCCGAGAGGAGACTGATAATGGCATCCACATGCAG ATTGTTCTCCAGGGTCAAGAGGGTAGGACAGGAAGGGTTTCACACGTAGGGGAGAAGTCCTTCCACTGTGACCACGAGGACTGTGGAAAACTCTTCACCACTGCTCACCATCTAAAG GTACACGAGAGATGCCACACTGGAGATAAGCCATATATATGTGACCACATTGGCTGTGGGAAGAAGTTTGCTACAG GGTATGGGCTGAAGAgtcactcgcgcacacacaccgGGGAAAAGCCTTACCGCTGCCAGGAGATCAACTGCCACAAGTCTTTCAAAACATCCGGAGACCTACAGaagcacacacggacacacacag GAGAGAAGCCATTCAAATGTCCTGTTGAGGGCTGCGGACGGTCGTTCACCACCTCCAACATCCGCAAGGTTCACATCCGCACGCACACCGGAGAGCGGCCGTACTACTGCGCTGAGCCCAGCTGCGGGCGATCCTTCGCCAGCGCCACCAACTACAAGAACCACATGAGGATTCATACAG gagagaaaccttacgtgTGCACCGTGCCAGGGTGTGATAAGCGATTCACGGAGTACTCCAGCCTGTACAAGCACCATGTGGTCCACACGCCCTGCAAGCCCTACAACTGCAACTACTGTGGGAAGACCTACAAACAGATCTCCACCCTGGCCATGCACAAGCGCACAGCGCACAACGACACGGAGCCCATCGAAGAGGAGCAGCAGGCCTACTTTGAGCAACCCACag ATGCCATTGATGACCCCGAGGTCACCTACACATCTGTAGTGGAGGTGGAGGACTCCGGGTCGGAACAGGTGTCTGTGGGGACCCCAGAGGTTCTAGGGCAACAGCACCAAGTGTCTCTAGTCACACAGGATGGAACGACGCAGCAG GTCAGTATCTCTGAGGCGGATTTGCAAGCGATGGGTGGTACAATTACCATGGTAACACAAGAAggtaccaccatcaccatcccagCCCATGAGCTGATGTCACAAGGGCATCATTCTGTCACCATGGTGACAGCGGATGGCACAGAGGGACAG GTGCAAATTATGACCCCAGATATGACCACGTTCCAGACAGTGGAGGAGGTGGATTTTATCCAGGAACAGGAGCACCAGGTGGTGTCTTCAAGCCCTCACCCGGTCACCCTATTGGCTACTTCCAATGGCACTCACATCGCTGTACAG ctCAGTGATCAACCATCATTGGAAGAAGCCATCAGAATAGCGTCGCGAATACAGCAAGGCGAGACCACCGGATTGGATGATTAA
- the LOC106584610 gene encoding wee1-like protein kinase 1-A, producing MKMQSYSCRRRHGSSSPNARPIRQKLQFAPSDEEDDPIEDGNNSTGAESGFTELDSPMHELRDSVAKRLEHSSPLNRTGERGDVELWDEEGFGSPSHLQSPSSVIFTKGSRSPRKSSRLYGNSPERSYIQDDGEGSSSPIPDCPDTPPHKTFRKLRLFDTPHTPKSLLNKARTASSVSSSRRVALFRNVDSTGKSGPDGRRSQTPLVNINPFTPEALLIQSTTQQKNNRKRAHWNDSCGENMEASDAETEEIIPPPKRITLMESNMKSRYTSEFHQLEKIGCGEYGAVFKCVKRLDGCIYAIKRSKKPLAGSVDEQNALREVYAHAVLGQHPHVVRYYSAWAEDDHMLIQNEYCNGGTLSDVTAENYRRLGFLSELELKDLLLQVTRGLKYIHSSSLVHMDIKPSNIFISRKTVCSVDACDEEEDEKDGLATSVVYKIGDLGHVTRVNNPQVEEGDSRFLANEVLQEDYSNLTKADIFALALTVISASGAEPLPTNGDKWHEIRQGKLPPIPQVLSQEFLSLLKLMIHPDPTRRPSTSDLIKHPVLLTAARMSADQLRVELNAEKFKNALLQKELKLAQIAKAAAEEKVLSTDRVLTRSTVQPNPKTSRLIGKKMNRSMSLTIY from the exons ATGAAAATGCAGAGTTACAGTTGCCGTCGTCGGCATGGAAGTTCATCACCAAACGCCCGACCAATACGTCAGAAGTTACAGTTTGCACCGAGCGATGAAGAGGATGACCCGATTGAGGACGGCAACAACAGCACAGGAGCAGAATCGGGCTTTACAGAACTGGACTCTCCGATGCATGAGCTACGGGACAGTGTCGCTAAACGACTCGAACACAGCAGCCCTCTGAATCGGACTGGGGAACGCGGTGATGTGGAACTATGGGACGAAGAGGGATTCGGTTCTCCGTCTCACCTTCAGTCCCCTAGTAGCGTTATTTTCACGAAGGGGTCCCGGTCACCACGGAAAAGCTCTCGGTTGTACGGCAATTCACCGGAGCGGTCATACATTCAGGACGATGGGGAAGGCTCGAGCTCACCTATTCCAGACTGCCCCGACACACCTCCACACAAAACCTTCAGAAAACTTCGCCTTTTTGATACTCCACACACACCAAAG AGTTTGCTGAACAAAGCCAGAACTGCCAGCTCAGTGTCCTCAAGTAGGAGAGTGGCTCTCTTCAGGAATGTGGATTCTACAGGAAAATCTGGTCCAGACGGCAGGAGAAGCCAGACCCCTTTGGTCAACATCAACCCCTTCACCCCGGAAGCCCTTCTCATCCAGTCTACCACTCAACAGAAGAACAACAGGAAGAGGGCACACTGGAATGA CTCCTGTGGTGAGAACATGGAGGCGAGTGACGCTGAAACCGAAGAAATCATTCCTCCGCCAAAG aGAATCACCTTGATGGAGAGTAATATGAAGTCCAGGTACACCTCTGAGTTCCACCAGCTGGAGAAGATCGGCTGCGGGGAGTATGGGGCCGTCTTCAAGTGTGTCAAAAGACTGGATGGCTGCATCTATGCTATCAAGCGCTCAAAGAAGCCCCTGGCAGGCTCTGTGGATGA GCAGAACGCCCTTCGGGAGGTGTATGCCCATGCTGTGCTGGGCCAGCACCCCCATGTGGTTCGCTACTACTCAGCCTGGGCAGAGGATGACCATATGCTCATCCAGAACGAGTACTGCAATGGCGGCACCCTCTCAGATGTCACGGCCGAGAACTATCGGCGGCTCGGCTTCCTATCGGAGCTGGAGCTGAAGGACCTGCTGCTGCAGGTGACTCGCGGCCTCAAGTACATCCACTCATCCTCGCTGGTCCACATGGACATCAAGCCTA GCAATATTTTTATCTCACGCAAGACGGTGTGCAGTGTAGACGCatgtgatgaagaggaggacGAAAAGGATGGACTGGCAACCAGTGTGGTATACAAAATAGGTGACCTTGGCCATGTGACGAGGGTGAACAATCCTCAAGTTGAAGAAGGCGATAGCAGGTTCCTGGCAAATGAAGTCCTCCAAGAG GACTACAGTAACTTGACGAAGGCGGACATCTTTGCCCTGGCCCTGACTGTTATCAGTGCCTCGGGGGCGGAGCCTCTGCCCACCAATGGGGATAAGTGGCACGAGATCCGTCAGGGAAAATTGCCACCCATCCCACAAGTGCTCTCTCAGGAATTCTTGAGTCTACTGAAG CTGATGATCCACCCTGACCCCACCCGGCGGCCGTCCACCTCTGACCTCATCAAGCACCCGGTGCTGTTGACCGCAGCTAGAATGAGTGCTGACCAGCTCCGTGTGGAACTCAATGCAGAGAAGTTCAAGAATGCACTGCTCCAGAA GGAGCTGAAGTTGGCCCAGATTGCCAAAGCTGCTGCTGAGGAGAAGGTTCTGTCCACGGACAGAGTCCTGACCCGCTCCACTGTTCAGCCCAACCCCAAAACCTCCAGACTCATCGGCAAGAAGATGAACCGCTCAATGAGCCTGACCATTTACTGA